The genomic window CTGAAAATAACATGACAAAAAGAATCAGCGAAGCCGATCGAGAAGTGAGCATTATGATTCAAAATATTGTAGCTACAGCAGTGAGGGCTATCAAAAAAAAAAAGAATATAACCTAACTACGAACAAACTATTGATTGGCAGTAATTTCGATTTGTCCCGATAGCATTATTAAAAAAAGGCCATCCTAAGATGGCCTTTTATCACAATGGAAAATTAATAATTTTTTGTAACAGTGTAAGTTTTTGCAGTGAAGTCAACTACAATAGTATAGTTTCCTGCTGTTACAATTGGAATATTCGTGCCGCCTGCATCTAAAGTTCCATCACTTCCATTATCGCCGTAATTTGTTGCCCAGTCATCATCTAATCTAAATTTGATTTCCCCCGCGGCTAAATCCATCGTGATGGAATATTTTTTAGAAGCTGAATTATAATTTAAGTCAGCATCGGCTGTCCAACCGTCACCACCTGTTGTTGCTGCCGTCGCGCTGCCAATTATGCCCCAGTTTGGCCATGCAGGGTATGGCGTTACGGTGATAGTGTAAAAATTAGATGTTTGCGGCAGTGCGTTAACTGCACCGACTGTAGATCTAATTCGTACATCCAGCTTTCCTTCGACAAAAGATGTAAGCCCAGCATTTAAAGCGACGGCATTTAATTCTTCAACTGTAAAGCTTTTAAATGTAGCGGTGGTTACACTCGCTATAGTAGGATTTTTAAAATCGGTACCAGCTTTTGCCACTTCAATTGTATAATTAATAACTGTTTCAGTTCCCTCATAATGTGCTTCATTCCAAACAAAAGTAGTCGCTAAGCTTGTAGCATTGGCATTTTCGAGCACAATATTAAAATTAGATTGCGGAGTGAGCAGTACTGGCGCAATCCCCTCAGTGATTACCGGTCTGTTTTCAACATCATCAGCATTACATGACACTATTAATATGGCAATTAATGCAGCCAGAATTTTATATATATTTTTCATTTTATTATCTTTTATATGTTAGTTATATCCAGGGTTTTGTTTTAAAGTCGGGTTAGCTTGAATGGTTGTGCTGGGAATTGGCATAATATCTCTGTAGGATTGTGTAGAAGTCCCATTTTGAATGCCTCCCTTCCATTGCCATAGTTTACTTGAACCGGTAAATTTGTCAAATCGAATTAAATCAGTTCGCCTGTGGCATTCCCAAAACAATTCTCTTGCCCTTTCTGCAAGAATAAAATCTAATGTTAAATCGGAAGTTGAAATACTAGTTGCATTAGCTCTTTTTCTGATTTTATTCACGTAACCTAAAGCTGTTTCGATATTGCCGTTTGATGCACCTCTTAAAGTTGCTTCAGCATACATTAAATATGCATCTGATAATCTAAACATCGGAAAATCTGTATCTGGAATATCATTTCTTTGCGCTGCGCTTCCATCAGAATTTACATTAGTGTACTTGGTAACTGCGTAACCGTTTGAAAAAGCGCCTACGTTAGCAATATCTAAGGTTTGTCCATTGGTATAGAAAGTGCCTCTGACATCTCCAGTAGCATTTTCATCGGGAAACAATTGAACAAATTCTTTTCTTGTTCTGATGCCTGACCAGCCCCCATCCATCCCTTGGGTCGCGGCATCCATTGTTCCTCCTATAGAAGCGTGCAAAATGAAGCTCATACCTCCGCCTGTAGCTCTAATAGCATTACCGTCATTGATCACCGGGAAAATAAATTCATTTTGCGCTCCATTGACATTATTGTCAGCTGCAAATAAATATCGGTATGGCACATCTGCAAAACTGTAAGCTGAATTAATAACATCATTGCAGGCCGCTATTGCCTCATCATTCTTTGCCGTTCCGCTATATACTTTTGCATTAAGATAAATTTGCGCCAATAAAAATTTAGCAGCTGTTTTATCTATTCTTCCGTATTCATTTGCTCTTGAAGCGGCAAGGCTTTTGTCTAAATCTTTCAATTCGGATTCAATGAATGCAAAAACTTCTGCTCTTGCTTTTTGTTCGGGATAGAAAAAACCAACTGGGTCCTTCTCCGTGATAATAGGCACATTACCAAAGAGATCCATCAAATTATAGTATGAAAATGCTCTTAAGAAGCGGGCCTCTGCCCTAAAGGTGGTAATTTCACTTTTCAGGCTGGCATCAACACCTCTTTCTGCTAATTTTTCATCTGTGGTTTGCCTTAAAAATTCATTAGCAATACTAATATGGTAAAAAGCTCTGGAATACAATCCATATAAGAATTGATTATTGGTGCTCCACGTCTGAAAATTTAATGCTGGCAGACCATCATCTCCCCACGATACAATAGCTTCGTCCGTTGTAAACTCTTGCATTGCAAACAATAACCTCAAATAGCTGCTAAAATCTCCTCCAATTCCAGCAATATCAGCAATTCCATCACCATCATTTCCTCCGACATATAAACCTGCATACAGCTTAGCCAATCCTTGTTTATAGGATGAGGGGTCTTTAAAAAAGGAATCTGATAAAAATTCATCATCGTCTTTTGGGGTCACTTCTAGGTCGCTTGTACACGAAGTAAGCACCATATTTAATCCAAAAATGAATAGAAGAAAATAAGCTATATATTTAAATGATATTTTCATTTTTATTTTTTTAAAATTTGTTCATGAATGTACTATTACAAATTGGCATTAACTCCAAAGAAGTAAGTTCTGGCTCTTGGATAAACATTACCATCAATGCCATTAAACTGTTCAGGATCCAAACCGTCGTATTTTGTGAAAGTCAAAACATTTTGAACTCCTGCAGAAAATCTCAATGCGGCAGACTTTAATATCTTTTTCCCTAATGCATAGCCTATTGTCAGGTTATCTAATTTTATGAAAGATGCATCTTTTATGAAATAATCAGAATAGTTGCGTTGGGTTCCATTTGAATTAGTTTCAGCATCAAAACCCGTGTTATAATAATCTATAGTAACATTGGCCAAATCAGTTTCTCTTCTTAAGCCTGCCTGCAGGTATCCTTTATCAGAGCTTATATTGTCAAAAACATAATTTCCTAAACTAGCTCTCCAATTCATTGTAAAATCAAAATTTTTGTAATTCAATGTGCTGACAAAGCCAAACGTATAATCCGGTGCCGCTTTGTGAAGCCTGTAACGGTCCTCGGTGTTAATTTGCCCGTCTTTATTTCTATCTGCGTAAGCTCCTTGGATCGGTCTTTTATTTGCATCATATAGCTGCTCATAAACATAAAAGGTATTGGGAGCAAATCCTACAGAGTTAATTTGTATCTGATTACCATTACCACCTGCAATACCTCCAGTGGTATATCCTTGAAAACCCGGAACAGTAAAGCCTAAATTGGTTATTTCCTGTTTAATATAAGTTGCATTAAAAGCTAAATTCCAGTTTAAATTATCATTTTTTATAATGTCTGATTCGATGCTAAATTCAACACCATCTGTCTTTACGCTGCCTACGTTAGAAAAACCCTGATTTCTCATATTCGCGCCATCAGGATAAGCAATAAAAGCTAAAAGATCATTTGACTTTTTATTAAAATAGTTGATGGATCCTGTTATTCTATTATTGAATAATCCATAATCTAAACCTATATTGGCTTCAGCTAATTCTTCCCATTTAATGTCTGGATTATAACCTTCAGTTCTTGCTACCCTGTAGATAGTGTTTCCAAAAATATACTGAGAGTTCACCGTGCCCAAAGTCAC from Flavobacterium sp. KACC 22763 includes these protein-coding regions:
- a CDS encoding RagB/SusD family nutrient uptake outer membrane protein, whose protein sequence is MKISFKYIAYFLLFIFGLNMVLTSCTSDLEVTPKDDDEFLSDSFFKDPSSYKQGLAKLYAGLYVGGNDGDGIADIAGIGGDFSSYLRLLFAMQEFTTDEAIVSWGDDGLPALNFQTWSTNNQFLYGLYSRAFYHISIANEFLRQTTDEKLAERGVDASLKSEITTFRAEARFLRAFSYYNLMDLFGNVPIITEKDPVGFFYPEQKARAEVFAFIESELKDLDKSLAASRANEYGRIDKTAAKFLLAQIYLNAKVYSGTAKNDEAIAACNDVINSAYSFADVPYRYLFAADNNVNGAQNEFIFPVINDGNAIRATGGGMSFILHASIGGTMDAATQGMDGGWSGIRTRKEFVQLFPDENATGDVRGTFYTNGQTLDIANVGAFSNGYAVTKYTNVNSDGSAAQRNDIPDTDFPMFRLSDAYLMYAEATLRGASNGNIETALGYVNKIRKRANATSISTSDLTLDFILAERARELFWECHRRTDLIRFDKFTGSSKLWQWKGGIQNGTSTQSYRDIMPIPSTTIQANPTLKQNPGYN
- a CDS encoding SusE domain-containing protein, translated to MKNIYKILAALIAILIVSCNADDVENRPVITEGIAPVLLTPQSNFNIVLENANATSLATTFVWNEAHYEGTETVINYTIEVAKAGTDFKNPTIASVTTATFKSFTVEELNAVALNAGLTSFVEGKLDVRIRSTVGAVNALPQTSNFYTITVTPYPAWPNWGIIGSATAATTGGDGWTADADLNYNSASKKYSITMDLAAGEIKFRLDDDWATNYGDNGSDGTLDAGGTNIPIVTAGNYTIVVDFTAKTYTVTKNY